Proteins from a single region of Theobroma cacao cultivar B97-61/B2 chromosome 10, Criollo_cocoa_genome_V2, whole genome shotgun sequence:
- the LOC108663643 gene encoding putative uncharacterized protein DDB_G0286901 has protein sequence MASKAGASTAIFVSLNLLFFALVSSRKVNYQPAESNDLSNGVGENSHDHHSSNQILSNSNSLSNVGGFVSGRTNSDDLSNGVEENSHDHHSSNQIQSNSNGSSNDGSFASGRTNSNDSSNGIEENSHDRHSSNQIQSNSNGSSNDRSFTSGRTNSGDSSNGVGENSHDRHSSNQIQNNSNGSSNDESFASGRTNSDNSSNGVGENSHDRHSSNQIQSNSNGSSNDGSFASGRTNSDDSSEGVEKILHDLLNEDPSNGKGLLNFNDLSNGNGENSNDNSKDSTTNSGKPVDILPAAAMILGALNQQGKSTCNPLNLGVCANLLNGLVKVELGNVPTKPCCTLIQRVADLEAAVCLCTAIKANVLGIDLNLPISLSVLLNNCGREVSSDYQCTL, from the coding sequence ATGGCTTCAAAGGCTGGAGCATCGACTGCCATCTTTGTCTCCCTCAACCTccttttctttgctttggtTAGCTCTCGCAAAGTGAACTATCAACCTGCAGAGTCCAACGATTTATCAAACGGAGTTGGAGAAAACTCTCATGATCATCATTCCTCTAATCAAATCCTAAGTAACTCCAACAGTTTATCAAATGTTGGCGGTTTTGTAAGTGGAAGAACAAATTCCGATGATTTATCAAATGGAGTTGAAGAAAACTCTCATGATCATCATTCTTCAAATCAAATCCAAAGTAACTCTAATGGTTCATCAAATGATGGAAGTTTTGCAAGTGGAAGAACAAACTCCAATGATTCATCAAACggaattgaagaaaactctCATGATCGTCATTCGTCAAATCAAATCCAAAGTAACTCCAACGGTTCATCAAATGATAGAAGTTTTACAAGTGGGAGAACAAACTCCGGTGATTCATCAAATGGAGTTGGAGAAAACTCTCATGATCGTCATTCATCAAATCAAATCCAAAATAACTCCAACGGTTCATCAAATGATGAAAGTTTTGCAAGTGGAAGAACAAACTCAGATAATTCATCAAACGGAGTTGGAGAAAACTCTCATGATCGTCATTCATCAAATCAAATCCAAAGTAACTCCAACGGTTCATCAAATGATGGAAGTTTTGCAAGTGGAAGAACAAACTCTGATGATTCATCAGAAGgagttgaaaaaattttacatgatTTATTAAATGAGGATCCATCAAACGGGAAGGGATTATTAAACTTCAACGATTTATCAAATGGAAATGGAGAGAACTCCAATGATAATTCAAAAGATTCTACAACAAATTCCGGAAAACCTGTTGATATCCTTCCAGCAGCAGCCATGATCCTTGGTGCCCTCAACCAGCAGGGCAAGTCCACTTGTAACCCACTAAACCTAGGTGTCTGTGCTAATCTGCTGAATGGTTTGGTGAAAGTTGAGCTTGGTAACGTACCAACCAAACCATGCTGCACCCTCATTCAAAGAGTGGCTGATCTCGAAGCTGCTGTTTGCCTTTGCACTGCCATCAAAGCCAATGTCCTAGGCATTGACCTCAACCTTCCGATATCATTAAGCGTCCTACTCAATAACTGTGGAAGGGAGGTCTCTTCTGACTACCAGTGCACcctataa
- the LOC18587104 gene encoding uncharacterized protein LOC18587104 translates to MVRGEARLHSHASSSFSLSSSVELESTLMMLPEDKISEGEDVENKEDNISRDSGGSSNNYGTNLSLYRNRKRWYRVGLLEMNDRDEQVALLLDMLKCDKSELCSIYRYCSICLFQAYMTYAEAQKFRALAEVKYVAMVSPSDDVQSAKRIMSGIFKVRPKSKKQKLSLGSILSEWRQNKEKWTYNEDLELKDSEEEEFSEDECSYDFSGFSDDKYDSYFHFDEFGKRWYKVCLVDDKTEDDQVALLLDMLKCDQSEIRSIYK, encoded by the exons ATGGTTCGTGGAGAAGCAAGACTTCATTCCCATGCAAGCAGTTCCTTCTCCCTCTCATCGTCAG TTGAGTTAGAGTCCACCTTGATGATGCTGCCTGAAGACAAAATCAGTGAAGGAGAAGATGTAGAAAACAAAG AAGATAATATCAGCCGGGACTCCGGTGGTTCCTCGAATAATTATGGGACTAATCTTTCTCTATATAGGAATAGAAAAAGG TGGTACAGGGTAGGCTTGTTAGAGATGAATGACCGTGATGAGCAGGTAGCTTTGCTGTTAGACATGCTTAAATG TGATAAGTCTGAACTCTGTTCTATTTATCGATACTGCAGTATCTGTTTGTTTCAAGCTTACATGACTTATGCAGAGGCTCAAAAATTCCGTG CGTTGGCAGAAGTTAAGTACGTCGCAATGGTTTCACCGAGTGACGATGTTCAGTCTGCAAAACGGATCATGTCTGGAATTTTTAAGGTTAGaccaaaatcaaagaaacaaaagcttAGCCTAG GCAGCATACTCTCGGAGTGGAGacaaaacaaagagaaatggACGTATAATGAAG ATTTGGAGCTGAAGGAttcagaagaagaagaattctCAG AGGATGAATGCAGCTATGATTTCAGTGGTTTCTCTGATGACAAATACGATagttattttcattttgatgaGTTTGGGAAAAGG TGGTACAAAGTATGCTTGGTAGATGACAAAACAGAGGATGATCAGGTAGCTTTGCTGCTAGACATGCTTAAATG TGACCAGTCTGAAATTCGTTctatttataaataa
- the LOC18587105 gene encoding uncharacterized protein LOC18587105 encodes MHNIWWWVQLYSNHLVVVPARNRNPQNRKLPEEKIGEGEDKEDKVEPESTLVMQPAERTGEGEDVKNKVELESSLVMQPEEKIGEGEDVKNKVDNISKDSCGSSNSYGTNLSLYRNRKRWYKVRFSEMHYRDEQVALLLDALKCDKFELPSIYRYHSIRLFEAYMTYAEAQKVRALEEVAYVGLVPMSDNVQSAKRTKSGIFEARPKSKKQKRSLGSILSERRQNKEKWRYNEDLEQEAKIEDSEEEDFSEDEWSRDYSGSDDTYEGYYGFDEFGKRWYKVCLLDEKTKDDQVALLLDVLNCDQSGIRSIYVYHTPDLFKARMTKEEADRVAGLGEVEFVEPLSYIIALD; translated from the exons ATGCATAATATATGGTGGTGGGTTCAATTATATTCAAATCATCTTGTTGTTGTTCCTGCTCGGAACCGAAACCCCCAAAATCGAAAACTT CCTGAGGAGAAAATCGGGGAAGGGGAAGATAAAGAAGACAAAG TTGAGCCTGAGTCCACCCTGGTGATGCAACCTGCAGAGAGAACCGGTGAAGGAGAAGATGTAAAAAACAAAG TTGAGCTGGAGTCCTCCTTGGTGATGCAACCTGAAGAGAAAATCGGTGAAGGAGAAGATGTTAAAAACAAAG TAGATAATATCAGCAAGGACTCCTGTGGTTCCTCAAACAGTTATGGGACTAATCTTTCTCTATATAGGAATAGAAAAAGG TGGTACAAGGTAAGGTTCTCAGAGATGCATTACCGTGATGAGCAGGTAGCTTTGCTGCTAGACGCACTTAAATG TGATAAGTTTGAACTCCCTTCTATTTATCGATACCATAGTATCCGTTTGTTTGAAGCTTACATGACATATGCTGAGGCTCAAAAAGTCCGTG CGTTGGAAGAAGTTGCGTATGTTGGATTGGTTCCAATGAGTGACAATGTGCAGTCTGCAAAACGAACCAAGTCTGGAATTTTTGAGGCTAGaccaaaatcaaagaaacaaaagcgTAGCCTAG GCAGCATACTCTCAGAGCGGAGacaaaacaaagagaaatggAGGTATAATGAAG ATTTGGAGCAGGAGGCTAAAATAGAGGATTCCGAAGAAGAAGACTTCTCAG AGGATGAATGGAGCAGAGATTACAGTGGTTCCGATGACACATACGAGGGTTATTATGGTTTTGATGAGTTTGGGAAAAGG TGGTACAAAGTATGCTTGTTAGATGAGAAAACAAAGGATGATCAGGTAGCTTTGCTGCTAGACGTGCTTAATTG TGACCAGTCTGGAATTCGTTCTATTTATGTATATCATACTCCGGATCTGTTTAAAGCTCGCATGACCAAGGAAGAGGCCGATAGAGTTGCTG GGTTGGGAGAAGTTGAGTTTGTGGAGCCACTAAGTTATATCATAGCCCTTGATTAG